GCATCATCTCGTCGCACGCGGTCGGCGACCGGAGGCGATCCCTGCGCGGTCTGCGATGGGCCGTCGCCGCGGGCCATCTCCAGGCCCTCGGTGAGGTCGGCCAGCTCGACCGGTCGCGCCGCCGTGGTCCGGACGGTCGGCAGGGTGGGGTCGGCGGCAAGGCCGAACCGCCGCGGCATCTCCGTCGTTCCCGGGACGGTTCCGGCGGTGCCCGCGGCGGCTCGGGCGGCCGCGGCCACGGCGGCCAGGACGTCGGCGGCGTCGCGGTCGGTGTGGTCGGAGTGGTCGTCGGACGGTCCGCCGGTCTCCGCCGCGTCGCCGGTCTCGTCGCTGTCGGCCCATAGCGGCAACGGCGACCCGGCGATCAACGCGCCCCGGCGGCGGGGCAGGGTGAGCCGGAAGCGGGCGCCGAGGCCGGGACTGCCGGACGCCTGCAACCACCCTCCGTGCAGCCGCGCGTCCTCCAGGGAGATCGCGAGTCCGAGACCGGTGCCACCGGTCTGGCGCTGCCGGGAGGGGTCGGCCCGCCAGAAGCGGTTGAACACCAGTCCGGCCTCCCCCGGTCGTAGGCCGACACCCTCGTCGGTGACCGCGACGGCCAGGACGTCGTCGTCGGCGGCCAGTTCCACCAGCACCGGACGCCCTTCCGCGTGGTCGATGGCGTTGTTGACGAGGTTGCGGACGATCCGGTCGACGCGACGCGTGTCGATCTCGGCGACGACCGGTTCGGCCGGCAGGGTCATCCGCAGATCGATCCCGGACTGCTCGGCCAGCGGCTGGGCGGCGGCGACGACGGAGGCGATACGCGACCGGACGTCGATGGGCTCGGCGCTGAGCTCGGCCATTCCGGCGTCGTGGCGGCTGATCTCGAGCAGTTCGGCCAGCAGCGCCTCGAACCGGTCGAGTTCGTCGACCAGCAGCTCGGTGGAGCGGGCCAGGGGGGCCGGGAAGTCTTCCCGGCTGCCGTGCAGGACGTCCGCCGCCATCCGGACGGTGGTCAACGGTGTGCGCAGTTCGTGGGAGACGTCGGAAGTGAATCGCCGCTGCAGGGTGCCGAACTCCTCCAGCTGGCGGATCTGCGCCCGGATCGCGTCGGCCATCCCGTTGAAGGACCGGGCCAGCGTGGTCAGCTCGGCCGGACCGGACACCGGCATCCGCTCGCCCAGGTCGCCGGCGGCGAGTTTGCCGGCGGTCTCGGCCGCCCGTCGGACCGGGCGAACCACCTGGTGGGCGACCAGGCCGGCGATCAGGGTGACGGTGACGGCGAGTCCGGCCCCACCGAGAGCGAGCGTGCGCTGGACCACCTGGACGGTGCCGAGTTCACCGCCCAGCGGGAAGATCAGGTACACCTCGAACGAGTCGGTGTTGGTGCGCGCCGGGCTCCCCACGACGAGCGCGGGAACGGCCTGGCCGTCGCGGCGGATGGTCGTGTACTGGTAGGAGACGTTGCCCTGGCTGACCCGCGCCCGCAGTTCGGCCGGCACGTCCCCCAGCGGTTGGTCGAGATCGAGATCGGTGTCCGCGCCGACCCGGCTGGGGACGATGACCGGCTCGAAGACCCCGGCCGCGGCTCCCCCCACCCCGGACGCACCCCGTTCATCGCGACCCACCTCGGTCAGCGCGACCCGCAGCTGCTCGGACAAAGAGGTGGGGTCCGAATCGGCCCCGGCCAGGCTGCTCTCGACCGTCGTCCGGGCGGCGGCGATCTCGGTGACGGCGGCGTCGATCTTCGACTGCAGCAGACCGTTGGTGATCTGCTGCTGGATGATGAAGCCCAGCATCAGCATGGCCAGGCTGGTCAAGACGAACGTCGCGACGATGGTGCGGACCAGCAGCGAGCGGCTCAGTCCCAGGATGCGGCGGCGCCCCCGCGAGACGACGGTGCGCCACCACGCCTTGGGGCGCGGGCGGTCCGCGTCAGCGGTGGCCGGACCCGACGGCGGCCCGGCCGGCGCGTCGTGGCCGGGGCTGCGGTCGGGCATCACGTCGTCTCCATCGTTCGTCGACCCGCTGTGCCCATGTGGCGGCGACACCGGGA
This window of the Nakamurella flava genome carries:
- the mtrB gene encoding MtrAB system histidine kinase MtrB, whose amino-acid sequence is MPDRSPGHDAPAGPPSGPATADADRPRPKAWWRTVVSRGRRRILGLSRSLLVRTIVATFVLTSLAMLMLGFIIQQQITNGLLQSKIDAAVTEIAAARTTVESSLAGADSDPTSLSEQLRVALTEVGRDERGASGVGGAAAGVFEPVIVPSRVGADTDLDLDQPLGDVPAELRARVSQGNVSYQYTTIRRDGQAVPALVVGSPARTNTDSFEVYLIFPLGGELGTVQVVQRTLALGGAGLAVTVTLIAGLVAHQVVRPVRRAAETAGKLAAGDLGERMPVSGPAELTTLARSFNGMADAIRAQIRQLEEFGTLQRRFTSDVSHELRTPLTTVRMAADVLHGSREDFPAPLARSTELLVDELDRFEALLAELLEISRHDAGMAELSAEPIDVRSRIASVVAAAQPLAEQSGIDLRMTLPAEPVVAEIDTRRVDRIVRNLVNNAIDHAEGRPVLVELAADDDVLAVAVTDEGVGLRPGEAGLVFNRFWRADPSRQRQTGGTGLGLAISLEDARLHGGWLQASGSPGLGARFRLTLPRRRGALIAGSPLPLWADSDETGDAAETGGPSDDHSDHTDRDAADVLAAVAAAARAAAGTAGTVPGTTEMPRRFGLAADPTLPTVRTTAARPVELADLTEGLEMARGDGPSQTAQGSPPVADRVRRDDAGRTP